The window AGTGCGGGCATGGGTGGATTATCTGCGCAAGGCGCTGGAGAGTATCGAAGGAATAACGGTGAGGAATGCCCCCGACGCGTTGTCGGGGGCACAGACATTACTTGAATAACTTGCCGACCATGTCGCCCAGCTCATTGCTGTCCTGCTGCACTTCGCCGTTTGGCGATGCGGCGTCAGCCACCGTTGGCAGGAATTGCGCGATGGTGCTGGAAGCCTGAGCCGGATCGATCCCCAGCTTTTCGGCCAATTGATTGATGGCGTCGCTGCCCAGCGCCTGCTGCACGTGATCGCCGCTAATCTGCTGGTTCTCGCCATTGCCGAGCCAAGAGCCAACCACGTCGCCGAATTGCCCCTGGCGGAATTTATCCAAAATCGCCTGCAGGCCGC is drawn from Serratia entomophila and contains these coding sequences:
- a CDS encoding YidB family protein, whose product is MGLFDSVLGNILGGGGNGKGIDYVAIMQWVEQQGGLQAILDKFRQGQFGDVVGSWLGNGENQQISGDHVQQALGSDAINQLAEKLGIDPAQASSTIAQFLPTVADAASPNGEVQQDSNELGDMVGKLFK